The genomic segment CATCCGCCACACATCTCAAGGTTCACGTCTTGATTGAGAACCATGTCACCGTTTTCGTCAAGATAAGAGAAATTCACAGGGCGTTCCCAATTCATGTTCCAGTTACAATTCGCGCTTTGTCCGTTGCCAGGACGTCCATTGGGACCTTTCTCCATGACTCCAATCTCTTTGCTATAGAGGAAAGTGGGGTCGGTAACGACTGAAACAACGGGAAGATAGTAGTCGCGGTCGCGCTCAATATATGAGCGGGTAGTCACACGTGATGGCAGCATATCGTCGGCATAAAGACGGAAACGGAATACACTGGTGTAGTTCACTTGAAACTGTCCAGAGTAACTTGTCATGCCATTATTTAGTGTGGGTAGGGTTCCGTCTGTGGTATAGCGAAGTGTACATCCACTGGGGATGGTCACGTTGACGTTGATTGAACCCATGAATAGTTGTGAAGGCTGGTCTACAACAGGCGCAGAAATCTGCTGCGTCATTATCTTGATGCCATTATTTGAGGCGCCTTGCGTAGGAGTGTCTGTATATCCCCATTGGCCAGCTCCATCGGAACTTCGAGCATAGCTAATGCGTTCCAAAGAAGTGGGGTAGGTTAACTGGTCAATAACGGCGCCAGTAGATGTGTTCAGTGAAATGGTTCCACCGTCTACATCAAGTTTAAAAGGAACATGATGTTGGTTCAAGTCATTGCTGTCAAACCATACGGTAAAATAGCCCTTGGCAGGAACGGCACCCATATCGTTGGATACGGTCCATGATTCGCCCTCACCATTACTCAACTTGATGCCACCAAGTTCTACCGGCTTGTCGGTTGGATTATAAAGTTCCATCCATCCATCAAAGTTGAAGGCAGGACTTATCATTTCGTCAATGTTGGATGCCATCACTTCATTGATTATTAATGAACCTGCCTTGGCAGGATTATGAATCACAGTAATGACGATAGAGCCTTCAGTGTCCGATCCGTCCATGGCTCTGGCCGTAATCTTGGCTGTTCCTTCTTTGTGAGCCGTGATGAGGCCGTTTGCGCTTACTGTTGCTACGTTCTCGTCACTCGATAACCATTCTACATCGATTATTGTGGCATCTGCTGGCGATACGATTGCTACGGCCTGTGTTGTCTCTCCAACTACCAGTGAGGTGTTTTTTGCATTGACACTGATATCGGAAACTCTTGTGCAATCACCATAATACTCTAATTTGAAATTATCGAAGATACACCAGTTATTCCCTTGATAGCTGTCCGTCTTAAGCCCAATACGGAAGTTTCCATCCGATTCGAACTCCATGCTATTCCAGTATTTCCCATTGTCAAACCACACACGTGCAGCCCACATCCTGTCTGGGAAATATGGACCATTCCAGCTGGCATTCCATGAACCGTCAATCCATTCGTCTGATGGCTCCGAGAAAACACTTACTAATTTCTGTTGGGTATCGCCTGCATACATCACGGCAGGAATATCCTCTGTGCCGTTCTGATAATTTTGATATCCATTATCATTGTCGCCAACACGATAAAAGGCTTGTACAGAAAGTCGATATTTACCATTCTGACCATAATTCACATCTTGATGGATATTGAATGTGCCATTCCAAAATTCCATACACTCTTCGCTGGCGGCCTGTGAAGATGCTTGGCTTTCCCATTGCCAACCAGCCTGGCTGTTATTGTCGAAGGTGGGATTTTGAAGTACTTCACTGGTAATATCTATCCATGCTTTTCCATCGGGGCCTATAGGACTCTTGTACTCCAGTTTGAAGTTGTCAAGTACGCAGTAGTTGTTGCTCTTGTTCTCGGATGTTTTTACGCCGATTAGTACGTCACCATTGGCTTCAAACTCCAACGTGTTGACGTACAGTCCTTCGGCAAATGCTGCAAGCGAGGCCTCTTTACCATCGGGATAGTAATGTATGTTGTCGGGGGTGTAGCAGCGACTTGCTGCATTATAGTCAAGTGATGCACTATAAAGACTCGTCAACTTCTGAGTATTCTGGCCGGCATAGAGGTAAGCCGTAATATCTTCTGTTCCGTTTTTGTATGCATTATACGCACTGTTGTTGTCGGTAGTGCGATAAAAGCCCTGTACGCTGATGCGATAGGTGCCTCGTGGCAATCCTTTAAGTTGCTGATGAAGGTCAAAGGCACCATTATAAAAACTAATGCAGTTTACTCTGACTTCCTGCGTACTGGCATTGCTTTCCCATGTCCAGCCGGCATTACTGTTGTCGTTGAAGGCAGGGTTAGTTATAAATCTGTTAGTAACATCGCTCCATGTTTGTGCAGTGACCATAACAGTCATGGCCATGAACCATGATGTAGCGCAGATAATTCGTTTTAGATTCATCGTAAGAGTTATTGGCTAGTCGATAAAAAACTGCGCTGGTGCTCCTGAGCTACAGGAGTCAACCAGTGCAGTATCAGTAGTAGTGATTCTTAATATGCAAAGAGAGGATAATCCTTCATCTTTTCGTTAACACGAGCGCGAACGCTGGCAATAACCTCCTCGTTGGTGGGGTCGTTCAATACTTCCTCAATCCATGCCGCAATCTGAACCATCAGATCTTCCTTAGCACCACGGGTGGTGATAGCGGGAGTACCTAGGCGAATGCCTGAAGTCTGGAAAGCTGAACGGCTGTCAAAGGGTACCATGTTCTTGTTCACGGTGATGTCGGCAGCAACCAGTGCGTTCTCGGCAACTTTACCAGTCAGCTCAGGATACTTAGAGCGAAGGTCAACCAGCATAGAATGGTTATCTGTTCCGCCTGAAACAATGGTGAAGCCGCGCTTGATAAGTTCGTCGGCCAGCACTTTTGCGTTCTTCTGTACCTGCTTGGCCCACTCTTTGAACTCGGGCTGCAAAGCCTCACCAAATGCTACTGCTTTAGCTGCAATAACGTGCTCTAGAGGACCGCCCTGTTGTCCAGGGAATACTGCACTGTTCAGCAATGCGGACATCTTCTTGATTTCACCCTTAGGAGTTTTCAACCCCCAAGGATTATCAAAGTCTTTACCCAGCAGAATGATACCACCACGAGGACCACGCAGGGTCTTGTGAGTTGTAGAGGTTACAATGTGGGCATACTTTACAGGGTTCTCCAGCAAACCTGCTGCGATGAGGCCTGCGGGGTGGGCCATGTCAATCATAAGCAATGCACCAACTTTGTCGGCAATCTCGCGCATGCGCTTGTAGTCCCATTCGCGACTATATGCAGAGCCACCTCCGATAATCAGCTTTGGCTTGTGCTCCAATGCCAGACGTTCCATTTCGTCGTAGTCCACTCGACCAGTCTTTTCGTCGAGGTTGTAACCTACGGGCTTATAGAGAATACCGCTTGTGTTGACCAATGAACCATGGCTCAAGTGTCCGCCATGTGCCAAGTTCAGACCCATGAAGGTGTCACCTGGCTGCAGTACTGCCAGCAGTACAGCGGCATTAGCCTGTGCGCCAGAGTGAGGCTGCACGTTGGCATACTCGGCACCAAAGAGTTTGCATACGCGGTCGATGGCCAGCTGCTCTACTTCGTCTACCACTTGGCAACCGCCATAGTAGCGCTTACCAGGATAACCTTCAGCATACTTGTTGGTAAGGTACGAGCCCATAGCTTCCATTACCTGGTCGCTCACAAAGTTCTCACTGGCAATCAGCTCGATGCCTTTTAATTGGCGCTGATGCTCTTTCTCGATCAACTCAAAAACGGTGTTGTCTCTTTTCATTTTTTGTTGTCTTTATTGGTTGGTATAAAAATAATGCGGGTATTTTTTACACTTTGTGGGTGCAAAGTTACTAAAAAAAATAAAAGTATAAAAGTAAAAAGGTAAAAAAGTAAGTACGGTTTTAATTTTTAACCATTTTACCTTTTTACCTTTCAATCTTTCATCTTTTAAGCTTTGCAGTCATCAAGTGCCTTGGTAATAGCTTCCTTGTCCATGTGCTGCCCGATGAAAACGATTTTCTGCATGCGATCACCATATTTCTCATCCCAGTCAGCTCGCAGGGCTGCATCACGTTCCATCATCTGCGCTAATTCATCTTCTGGCATTGTGGCAAACCATTGTCCGGCTTGGCGGATGCTTACTTGTTTTCCTGCCTGTTCAAAGAGATAGCACATGTCCATCTCATCATCAAAGTAGCATATTCCTTTAGCGCGGATTACTCCTTTAGGCCATTTGCGAGCCACAAAGTCGTCAAACAAACCTAACTTCATAGGACCGCGACGATAGTATACAAACGTGCTGATGCCATATTCCTCGGCTTCACCCTCATCGTCGTGATGATGATGGTGGTGATGGTGGTGATGATGCTCATGTTCGTCGTCATCATGGTCGTGGTGTTCATGTTCGTCATGATGATGATGTTCTTCCTCTTCAACGTCGTCTTCCTCTTCGTGATGACGTTCAACTTCCTGAATC from the Prevotella sp. E15-22 genome contains:
- a CDS encoding lamin tail domain-containing protein gives rise to the protein MNLKRIICATSWFMAMTVMVTAQTWSDVTNRFITNPAFNDNSNAGWTWESNASTQEVRVNCISFYNGAFDLHQQLKGLPRGTYRISVQGFYRTTDNNSAYNAYKNGTEDITAYLYAGQNTQKLTSLYSASLDYNAASRCYTPDNIHYYPDGKEASLAAFAEGLYVNTLEFEANGDVLIGVKTSENKSNNYCVLDNFKLEYKSPIGPDGKAWIDITSEVLQNPTFDNNSQAGWQWESQASSQAASEECMEFWNGTFNIHQDVNYGQNGKYRLSVQAFYRVGDNDNGYQNYQNGTEDIPAVMYAGDTQQKLVSVFSEPSDEWIDGSWNASWNGPYFPDRMWAARVWFDNGKYWNSMEFESDGNFRIGLKTDSYQGNNWCIFDNFKLEYYGDCTRVSDISVNAKNTSLVVGETTQAVAIVSPADATIIDVEWLSSDENVATVSANGLITAHKEGTAKITARAMDGSDTEGSIVITVIHNPAKAGSLIINEVMASNIDEMISPAFNFDGWMELYNPTDKPVELGGIKLSNGEGESWTVSNDMGAVPAKGYFTVWFDSNDLNQHHVPFKLDVDGGTISLNTSTGAVIDQLTYPTSLERISYARSSDGAGQWGYTDTPTQGASNNGIKIMTQQISAPVVDQPSQLFMGSINVNVTIPSGCTLRYTTDGTLPTLNNGMTSYSGQFQVNYTSVFRFRLYADDMLPSRVTTRSYIERDRDYYLPVVSVVTDPTFLYSKEIGVMEKGPNGRPGNGQSANCNWNMNWERPVNFSYLDENGDMVLNQDVNLEMCGGWSRAFTPHSFKLKGDKEMGGDKNLPYPFFTQKPYIRNRTLQIRNGGNDTSCRFKDASLAYLVQTSGIDVDVQSYQPVHEFINGQYIGVLNMREPNNKHYVYANYGWDDDEIDQWEMSPDSGYVQKCGTPEAYEELVDELSPNAADANTYKEICNLLDIDEFTNYMAIQFYYGGSDWPRNNVKCFRNRDNGKFRFVMFDVDAAFDYGTDAFQQFMWKEWWTFDELYPRGTGRIRDHIRLVTLFKNLIQNESYRRKFIDTYCIVAGSVFEWDRVNQILQNLYNRVEPAMNLNGGSAYSSYNNVRNNLSGRLNNAITAIKNYGDFGLNNATPRSVALKSQLEGAVITINGIELPTGSFNGKLFNTPVINATAPAGYSFKAWVKDDGTSYSSRADIPLPDSDIKLTATFNQLSATSKQKQGITPVRINEVSGSNNSLVDEYFKKGDWIELYNTTDEAIDVEGMYLTDNLEKPTKYQISKNGTNVQTIIPAHGYLIVWCDNKRATTDQGLHATFKIDGDGGQLALMAADKSWTDTFVYPAHDANTTVGRYPDGTSKVYTMNVATIAHANRLSSYMTKVDQTIINGIEKPVIASANGLRAIYGNKQVIVKSEEDGPVMVSIYNASGMLVEQTSAIIKGGRARIDVSHLDTGLYVARAINESGTSVSCKFRK
- the glyA gene encoding serine hydroxymethyltransferase; amino-acid sequence: MKRDNTVFELIEKEHQRQLKGIELIASENFVSDQVMEAMGSYLTNKYAEGYPGKRYYGGCQVVDEVEQLAIDRVCKLFGAEYANVQPHSGAQANAAVLLAVLQPGDTFMGLNLAHGGHLSHGSLVNTSGILYKPVGYNLDEKTGRVDYDEMERLALEHKPKLIIGGGSAYSREWDYKRMREIADKVGALLMIDMAHPAGLIAAGLLENPVKYAHIVTSTTHKTLRGPRGGIILLGKDFDNPWGLKTPKGEIKKMSALLNSAVFPGQQGGPLEHVIAAKAVAFGEALQPEFKEWAKQVQKNAKVLADELIKRGFTIVSGGTDNHSMLVDLRSKYPELTGKVAENALVAADITVNKNMVPFDSRSAFQTSGIRLGTPAITTRGAKEDLMVQIAAWIEEVLNDPTNEEVIASVRARVNEKMKDYPLFAY